AGAATTGCGTCGGCATAAAACTATATCCGGGCTACAATCACTTTTATATTTACGATCCGGTGCTTGACCCCTTTTATCAGCTGGCGATGCAGTATAAAAAGCCGGTAGCTGTTCATACCGGCCTGACGGCCACCAGTCAGGCCCTTTTAAAATACAGTCACCCCATGGTTCTGGATGAGGCAGCCGTACGCTATCCGCAGGTTCAATTTGTCATGTGCCATATTGGCAATCCCTGGTTGGTGGATGCTGTGGCGATCATGGATAAGAATGAAAATGTAGCGGCTGATCTTTCGGGACTTTTGGAAGGCCGGATCGCAAATATGCCGGATTTTTTCGCCAGAAAGCGCGGGTACATTGACTTTTTAAAACTCTGGCTGGAATATCTCGATAATTATGACCGCCTGCTCTACGGAACAGATTGGCCTCTGGCCAATATTTCCAATTATATTGAATTTGTCGCCCATATTATTCCGGAAGAACAGCACGGCAAAGTGTTTTTTGATAATGCCAACAGAATTTATGGCCTGGGACTTTGATATGCAACCCCGGAACAGACTGATAAGAGAGCCGGAAGAGGTACAAGTGAAAGATGATATTCTCAAAACCGCCTAAAGCGGTTTTTTTGCGTCTATAAACAAATACTAAAGGATAAATCAGGGGTATTAAAACAATAAAAAAATTGACAAAGTAACAACTTTAAACATATAATGAAGTTGTCGGTTTCTGGCTGGGTGATTGCTGACAGCGTCCTTCTCATTAGGGACGAAAATAAAAAAACTAGGGGGGATGGGATGATTCAATTCAAAGGAATATCCAAAACATATCATAACGGACAAGAGGTCTTGCAGGAAATAAACCTGCAGATTAGCGAAGGGGAAATCGTTGTTCTCATCGGCCCCAGCGGTTGCGGCAAAACTACAACTTTGAAAATGATCAACCGCCTGATCGAGCCTTCCCGTGGCAAAATATACATTCAAGGGCGGGATATCAGCCAAGAAAACCCAGTCAATCTCCGGCGGGACATCGGCTATGTCATCCAGCATATAGGTTTGATCCCGCATATGACGATCCG
This genomic window from Acetonema longum DSM 6540 contains:
- a CDS encoding amidohydrolase family protein yields the protein MKIPGIIDAHIHFCREEPYFNHIAELAGHENSSEHLKGQYAEHNIVHAVVMGNRGLELSQHNYPDYLSYCIGLDSTCFNTGEIVQQADLVAKHLQRKNCVGIKLYPGYNHFYIYDPVLDPFYQLAMQYKKPVAVHTGLTATSQALLKYSHPMVLDEAAVRYPQVQFVMCHIGNPWLVDAVAIMDKNENVAADLSGLLEGRIANMPDFFARKRGYIDFLKLWLEYLDNYDRLLYGTDWPLANISNYIEFVAHIIPEEQHGKVFFDNANRIYGLGL